The following DNA comes from Triplophysa dalaica isolate WHDGS20190420 chromosome 10, ASM1584641v1, whole genome shotgun sequence.
aaaagaataaatgtcTATCCAGATAATGTcaagctctaaaatattttattgggtagaaattTTGAGTTTTTGGGAGTGAAAGGACActttttgaatattgttgaataaaCTCTGAGGGCTTGGAATCAAAAATGTTGAGAACCCCTAGATtatagtacagtatatatacatatatatatatatatatatatatatatatatatatatacagtataatatattttataattattgtatatatttcaacatttatgtGTGATAATTATCGGCTGAAaggaaataatgtttaataatgttattttgtgtttttctagaatgttttttttctttctttaatgttTCATCAATGAAAGCAATTCTGCTCAATTTAAGCAAGAAAACTGCTGATTTACATTCATTGCCAATTTAGACCACATTTACTTTCTATAATTGATTCAAATcatgttattatattttacattatgaaTGTTTCCTCTTCTCCCTGTAGGGGGCAGCAGCAGTGGACGGCCGTCTGAAGCGAGGAGACCAGATCCTGACTGTTAACGGAGAGAGTCTAGAAGGAGTCACACATGAGCAAGCCGTGGCCATACTGAAGAGACAGCAAGGAACCGTCACGCTATCTGTGCTGTCCTAacagcgcacacacacactgagagcTGCTTCTACTgaatcacacacatacacattccaTCAACGTCTTAAAGAGACTCGTTCCCCTCACACACCAGCGTCAGCCTTCATCCGGTCACTTTAATTTGTGATACAGTCTGACAAACCCGGAATGACCAATTCAGACTGTTGGCTTCATTGTTACCGTTAAGCTCCGCCCCTTTTACGCCACCACCTGGGATTTTAGATCAAAAATGCTCAAAGGGAAATCACATTGTGTCATCTTGGGTGGACATCGTGCGCTGGTGGATTGTGTGGCAATATTAAAGATGAATGTTGTAATGAAATGAGTTAAATTGGAGGTAGCAGAAGAACACACATTTCATTTGTAATGATCATTTCAGTCCAATAGTACAAAACCCAATGCGGTCCTTCTAATTTCTCgattaaataagataaatacaCACTGACGGCTTTCTCCAGAAAGCAGATTCATTTGACCAGTGAATGTTTGAGTGACGATCAATACAAGGATAAACGATAATAAGGGATAAGAAAGATTCAGTATGTTGTTGAAACCGGTTATAAATGTGCCTTGGAACGGGCCGATCAGATTGTGCTGGAATGGTTTATTTGGATAGTATTACACATTCAGATCATTTCAATAAGATGAGGTAAATTTCTGCCtattttaaggaatagttcacgtaaaaataagaatttttaTACTATTTACCCATGCAGCcttttttctgtgaaatcaAAATTGGATCTTGGATACAGATGAAATGgtcaaaacattaaaagtgcaaaaacgttttttgagtaaataatataattttgtttttaggtgAACAATTCCCTTTACGTCGCTATTGTGTATCGAGATTTCAAACACTACAGTCAAACATCTACTGATACGTGTGTTGCACAAAAATCCTTATGCATACAATTTCAtgcttaatgttttataattcattttgttatttgataTTTAGTTGCACACAATTTTAGCATttcaatgtaaatatgtaatttattttcGTTTAAAGACACAACATTGATTTCTGTAACGCACATCCTAGTTTGTCTTTGTGTCTCTTCATATGAGGATATCCTGTCATTCTCTCCGGAAGTGTACCGGACTCTTAAGTTCTTCTAGTTGTAAACAGCACGCCGCAGTCCCATCCAGATCCAGATCGTCTGCGCCTTTTTGTAAGCACATACTGTAGCAGACATTGTCACTCTCGCCTCTTAAATTCTCGTGCCATGTGGACACAATGCGTAAAGCTCTGTCTGCCACCGCATCCCTTTAAAAAGCCTGCCTGTATCTCCTAAATCCTACGCCTTCCTTTCTCATTTTGCTAGATCTTTAGGTTTGGGCTGTGAAGCGCAAAGTACATTTCAGTGAGAAAGCTCACGTCGGTCGCAGTAGAAGTAGCTTTATATCGGTCGAATATCGGTGTAATGTTTTCCAAAGAGAAACTGTTTAGTGAAAGTCGTATGTTAGATGCAGAGAGTACATTTGTGCTGAGCAGATTTATGGTCACGGTTTATTTTGGAAAGTAGAAGTGATCAAGTGTcgcaaaaaataaagttattttcattCTAATCGTCTTTCGACTTGTCAATTCTGATGCTGAAATAGATTACGGAAAAGCATTTTTAAGAATGaattttctatatttatttgtaaaatgattTGATGCTATAAATGAATTGCTTTTTACAGTAGCTCATTAGCTTGTATTGATTCATCAAATTGAAAAGTGAGTTACACAACAAATGAAGTTATAAAGTAGGCCTACAGCATTTTTGATATTGTTTGGATGTTCACAAGTGCATTGGTTTATAAAAATCTTTGATTTATTTCCCAACCAGTGGTCCTCACCTGGTTCGGCATCAGATTTCGGCATCatcttttatataaaatagaCACAATTTTGATTATGTACTGGTTTACtaagacaaaataacaaaaatgatctAAAATCAAACATTAAGGTGCCATTAAAGAAACTGACCTCTATGCAAATGCAGAAATTGGGTTTAACAACCTGACATACTATGAGAAAAACACACCCGAATTGTGTTGTATTAGTCATACTTCCAAGCAACAGATAAATCCGTGCTCATAAATTTTGATTGAGCAGCTTTGATACCAACCACTAAAGATACAGGAAgcattttctctctccctttaaAAGTGGATAAGCTGATTTGTTTTGCGACCCCTGGACTATTATGGTccattgcattttattatttgcatttagcTTTGCTGACAGACCTGCAGTACTGCTATAGCATCTATAAAGTTGATTCGACACAAACACAGTTAACCTTTGGTGCAAGATGAGCTGCgtcaacaaataaaatgataattcaCGGGGTTACAGTAGAAAACGGGGTTAATATGTTGTGTTGAATCAGCAGAGTGTGACTGGAGATATTCCTTCAGTTACATTGCTGTTACTTTTTCATCCGTCTGGTGAACGATCACGTTCTCAAACGCGTTGGGGTCATCAGCGCTTCTGAAAACAAGATCCAAGAGTGTATGAAAAGACATGTTTTTGAAATGATCACATcactttaattttaaaagtactgtgatttatgatttattattcATCCGAATTGTTTATCAAattcttttttgcattttcatgcTCACAGGCCTTTTGCAGGGGTAGTTTTTCACTGGTAAAGTGATTTCACATATTAAGTTTATAATATTACAAAGTGAGGTTTAATAGAGAATATGTTGTTCCTATGATATGTCTGTTTAGACCAGTGGTTCCTTGAACCTTTCTCGTTGTAAGGCCCAATTTGTGTAGGGTGTATCACTTTGTGGCCAccaaataaagaataataacagtaaACTTAAAATTTTAGttaaaccaaaaacacattcagttaaaaaacttttttactttttgtagtCTTTATATTGTCATGCTTGATTGCGCAAAATTTATGATGAATTCTATAAAATCCTATCAGGGGGTCATGGCCCCCAGTTTAAGAACCTCTGATTTGGACAATAGTGCAGGTGTACATACCTGACAGCGTCGAGACTAGTTTCATAGGATGGCGATCCATTGGGCATGGTGTATTCGTTAGAAAACACATCTTCTGGTTTGCTTTAGTCAACAATAAAAGGCAGACAGATCAATTGctgtttacaaaaataatttctgaAAACTTGTTACTATATGTTTCAGGAGGGAAAAATAATAAGagatccttaaaaaaaatcatttgttccCTTTTTTTCAGGCATGGTTTTAAgtaaattgatcattttttcattctgtaaactgctgagaacatttctcccaaattccagttacaacaaaatacacaaaaatccTTTAATCTGCATGTCATTGTGtaattgcagaaaatgaaagtggGATAAACTGGTCGAAGTAATACAGTTATGTTTTACGACCTTACTGAAAACACAATGCAattttgcatgtatttgcaAGGCTAAGAAAGAATAAGCGTCTTCACATTCTCCGCATTTCAGATTGCTGTTGGGGGACTTTGTCActcatgaggtttgattttgttggaaTTTAACAGACACTAAACTAGAATGGCCACTGTGATAGAAAAGCTTGAATGGTCTCTTTTTTCTAAAGCATTGTTGTGGCGTAACTTTATATTAACGTACATTGTGTATGCAATTagataatttatataaataatatttgaagaAATATATGATTTTAGACATTTTGATACAAATACCCAAATTATATTATCAGTCcgaaacatttgaacatttagGTTTTTTCCCTATGATCTTAAAAACCATTCAATCTGAATATGCTTAAATGCCTCAAAAAAGAATTTTTCAAGTATTGGTCCCTATGTGTGAATCTTCAACCAAAAGGGATCAACATACATTGGAACATTACAGAAtgcatttttgcatattttgatCGCTGAAAAAGTTCATATCTcaacattcatattcatttaatatagTTGAATCTGTAGGTCAACATCAATTGACTGCCGATGTGTTACGCAttttacaatgtttgtcatAACATCTGGTAATACGCTACGACATTGTAGGTCAGGTGTCTTGCTTTGTTAtatttgatgtcaaatttaAATCATCTAGGAAGATGTGGATTACCTTGTGTTGCACCAGACTTTGTTAACAAGGAAGGCGATAAAGACGACACAGAGGAAGACCACGACAGAGATGATTCCCGTCAGCCAGTTGGGTAAATCTCGTTCTACCTTATCTAAGAGATAAAACTGTAAGTTACCTACAAATACCTGATATATCCTCAGACTCTGTAATGGAAGTTTAGAAACATCTTTCTGGAAAACTAAATTTTCCCTTTAAgacgaaaaaaaaaacatacctgCTTGGGCTGCTACTGATCCGAGAGTAAGTAACAGCCAAAGAAGCATAAGGATTGATTTTCCCATATTTATTCTTCCCATGCTCTCTGGTGTTTTCGGAATGTATCACTGTGACTCTAACCAGGAAACCAGGATATCATTCATTTTAAGTCAACAGCCAGGTATCTATACAGCTTTGGTCAATCATTCACCACCAGAATGATATTTAACCATcgcataacaaaaataaaggagTGATGGGGTTGGACAGTAACGTGGAAATGTGTCTTCCTGTTGATAGCCATCAGCTTTTATCCCTGTGATTATAGCATATCAACTACTGTTGTGTAAATATTGCATTAAAAGTAAACGTCATTCGAGTTATGTTAATCCAGTGGAGGAAGTGATGTTTAACCCGGCAGATTTAAGATCCGAAGACGATTCTGTAAGCTTTAGATCTTGGCAAAGATAAAGGAATTTGGCTGGTTAGCGTTTCATGTCTTTCAGTAAGTTATAGATCATGAGGGGATGATAGACACATTAAACCCATTAGTGCAACTTTGCTCCTGTGGAAGTTACAGTTTAGCTCGAGTAACCAAGCGAAGGCCTAAGAAAGACTGAGACTGGGCCTGCAGAAGCGCAGTATAGGATATAATAGACTCTGGTCTTCAATTGAATCATTGAGCACCAATGCACACACTGGGGTAAACATTTAGCTGCTTTTGTATGTAAAGCCAAAATGCATAGATGATccaggagcaatgtggagattttagtggcatctagcggtgaggttgggaattgcaaatccctttcaaagcacttcagtggctgacacagaactaaaatgttgtcatgttttcacctttttgtcGAAGGAGagtagtttgtccgtttagggctactgtataaacaacatgacgaattccatgtaagcCGACcggctgtgtatgtagatagttcattctaacataataaaaacatgacgctTCATTATGAAAGGTGTTTCTGCAGCTcttaagacatagttatgtatattataaataagGCTTTATCAACCAATGGAAAAAACATGGAACAGTGGTACAACATCCCAGGACTGACCGGCCTACCAAAATTACTCCCAAGAGCTCAACGATGACTCTTCCGGGAGGACATAAAAGATCCCagaacaacatctaaagaactgcaGGCCTCTCATGCTTCAGTTCAGGTCAGTGTTCATGCTTCTACAATAAGAGTGAGATTGTGCAAAAATGGCATCCATGGGAGAGTTTCAAGGCAAAACCACTGCtgaccaaaaagaacacaaaggctCATCTCACTTTTGCTAAAAAACATATTGATTATCCCCAAAACTTTTAGGCAAATATTCTGTGGACTGAAGAGACAAAGCTTGAACTTTTTGGGAGGTGTGCGTCCATTACATCTGGGGTAAAACGAACAGGGTATTCATCATGAATACTGccaacagtcaaacatggtggaggTAGTGTGACGACTGGCCATAATTGATGGACCATGAATTCTGCGCTCTACCAGAATATCCTAGAAGACAATGTCTGGCCATcggtttgtgacctcaagcttaAACGCACTTGGGTTATGCAGCAGGACAACGATCCAAATTATTTTGGacctatttaaaaaatgttgaagcGAAGGAATTAGGAATTCTTTTTTTGACTAAAAGTGATCAATCTAGGTTCTTTAAAGCAGTCACTATTTGGATAAAATCAGCTAAATCAAACTTTGCCCAAGCCAAACAATTGACCATTTGGTCATCCAAACATTTTGACGTCgagaaaatgtataaacaaattaCTATGTTGGTATGCTTATATCtttgtcaaacaaaaaaaagtcaaaaataaaaatgtataactatAAGGTTTATAATATCTCACGAAACGTTTCCAGAAAGtgtttaaaaactgaataaacTGAATAATCTGAGTCAATCTAACCATGCAGTTgtcaaaatatagattttttccCATTTGCTGTCTCACTCCAAATTGTTTGAACTTGAGGCTGTTGTTGACTTCTTTAAAGTGCTGACCGGCTTCGACCCAATACATCATGAATGCACATGGGAACTGGTGTTAAAAGCCCTCTTAAGGTGAAGAGTGACAGAGCCTGATTAACAGACCAAAACTGATAAGGATGGGCGGGGCTGGACGAAGAGCAAGAACCGCCCCCTCTGGACCCGAGGGACACATGAGCGTCTCTCAGCCTCTACCGGCAGCTTTGTCCCTTCAGAAAATGAGCACCACTTTATAACCAGAAAACGTCTCCGCCCTCTCATTAACACCTTCTCCCCGAGGGAGCCGCTTCTGCCGATGGTGCTGTAGATAGTCATGAGAGACCCTACCAGAGACTCTTTCCACTGTCCCGTTCCAGCTCTGAGAACCAAACTCCCTGCCGGTTCACTGGGACATCCTCGGCTCGCAGTGGGAGGGGCGTCCTAATTGATTTCTCTCCTCCCTTGTCTAGTTATCTCAGGGTAATGGTGGTCATCATCACGTCTTTTGTTGTGATGGGATCTTTTGAGACCAGGACCTTGCATCCGTGTACGTCGAGGGTCCGGCAGTGGGAAATGGGCAGGGGCGGTCTATGCACAGTTAATTAAAAAGGATAAAGATGCCGTCAGGCCCTAGTCAAATGTCTCCGATAGGATCCATAATGCAAGGGCATTGGTATTTTAGGTGAATAAAGGGACTTAGATTGTGGGCGGGAGTGTTTTGATGGTGTGGACGTTATTAGTGATCTTCAATAGACAAAGATTGAACTtgagcttaaagggacagttcaaccaaaaaggaaaattctgtctcGTGTCATTTGTAgtcctctatgactttcttctgcagaacacaaaagaagatattttgaagaacgttggtaaccaaacaacgctggtccccattgacttccattgtatggacacaaaaccactgagacatttctcaaaatatgaataatacatttatttaaaaggtATCATGTCTTACTCGTCTCCATGTTGTTTAAacccatgatttttttttcttgactTAATCTCCCATGCTGTCTTTCAGTTCTATACAGTGAAAGTCAATTGGGACTCGGCCAATGTACTTTTCATCAATTTTCTAGACCAGTCCTATTGCACCGTGTGCATTTATTGACACACAAGCCTATTTTACTCGTGTGTCCTCTAGATGAATACACTTGGCAAGGTCGTGCATGTATGTTGTTGTGAATCAGGGATTGGTCTGGGAACTGCCCTTGGATCAGTTTTTCTAGTCCCCCTGGGGCCAGTAGACGACCAATGACTTTTTCAGTGGCTTTGATTCTTATCTTTCTTTGGCGCTCATATTCCCAGGGTTTAGACGGCCATATTAACAACCTACTATGACCTGCAGTCACCTTAAATTGAGATGTAGTCTAAAATcgcattttaatgaaatgaatgCATTGTGATGCACATGCATGTGAGCAGGATAACGTCTGCCTGCTGCATTGTGTCGGGATGTTAAATCAAAACCTTGTTAAAAGGTGTTTTATGTTGTCACAATGTATTCATTTCTCATGTCGTGGATTTAGCATTTTGTTCctgacagaaatgcattgtGCTTTTTTTGTCTTAATCCCAAATGGCGTGAGTGATTTgacagtgtttttaaagaataccATCTCagtgaacagatttttttctttaatccCCGTCTACAGTTTTTTTGTCACGTGTACGTTTGCTGGATTTTTTTGCCTGGTTGTCATAGCAACAGAGGTTATTATGATTCATTTGAAAATACGTAATGTCCAGCAGACGAACGCTATCTTCGTCCGAGCCTTTTGGAAATAGAAAAGAGTATTTTCATACTTAAACGTGTATACAACAGCCGAATTGCTTACTCAGTCAGAAATTAACACCTAAGgttttgtataaaatgtgtcTTATTTTTCGATCAAATTTTGATTTTACCCTTTGacttcactatgatttcaatctttgacatagTCTTACTCTGtcagtattaaagatattaatgttttattttcacagaatgttctttacataaATCTAGGATGAATTTATgttgaaaacagtaaatcacaaagaAATGACTATAGcttggttttcacaggcagggtcacaaataaacataaatagttGTGatattaaaggcatagttcacaaaaaaaacgattgactttctttcttctgcagaacacaaaagatattttgaagaatgctggtaacagAAAAGCGTTAGGCTCctgtcaatggggaccaacgggtTTTGTTGACCGAcgttctcaaaatatcttttttatcttctttaaaatatcagtttttgtgttttatttttaggtgcaCTATTCTAGGGTGTGTCAGCTTGAAATTCAAACACAAATGCATCAATAAAAATCCACAGTGCGCAGGTTTCAGGTTtgcgttttttatttttgtggctttttatataaaagtttCGTGAGATATAACATTGCATATATAGATAGATTTTCACCTTACACCAAAGGTCTTTCTACTAAATATCacatcaaaataacatttttttattcttttttttctttgttcttttaataCCCAATAAAAGACTTAAAGGTACCAAGACTGGTTACTCAATCCTCTGCTAAAAAGCAGATTAAGTTCATACAAGTCAAATAAAGTGACTGAACGCTTACTCGATGAATACGTGTGGGGGGAATGAGCCAAAGAAATAAACGCATGAGGGTGGATGGATGCTAATTAAAGATGTACCATAATCACAATGCAAAACAACAGCGTAAAGGAAGATGACACACGACATTATCTCGATTTATGTACACGTTCTTGTACCTCTTCCACCTCGAAAGATTCTCTTTATTCATTTGCCTGTTTTGTTTGCCATATTTCCAAACATAATACAGAAAAACCATTTACAAAATGGCAATACTTTTTCCCAAATAGCATAAGTTTTGGTGCTATTGCCAATATACTGTTAATACTTGACAAGGGTCATAATTCCTTCAGATATTTGTTGTCTCCAAAGTCTCAAAAAAGCATGGTCATGAAGTCAGGGCATTTCTAAATCATTTTAAGCCCTTTTCAGAATAATATGACTTGAGATCAAATGTCCTTCGGTTTCCACTTTACCAACAGTGTACCTGATGAGATGTGGGTCGGAACGCAAGAAAATGTACCAGTCACATCCTTCCGTTTCCTTTTCTGTTTACAGATCCACTATTCGCTGCCTAAATGACCAAGTGTGGACAGAAGGCCGCTCAACATTTTCCCCTGTACCAGTGTTCCACCACGTAGGGCACCAAAGAAGTATTGAGGCGCAAAGAGAAGGTCATACTTAAGAATATGCTTGcacacaacataaacatattttaggTCCGCAGAGCATCCGACTCAGTCATCGCTGGGCGtttccgtccagggcctgagtgGAATGATGCAGTCCCCTTGCTGAAGGTCTGGAGTCCACAGATGAGTCCTGGTCCTCGGTTAAGCTCTCCGGGCTGCCGTCCCCATCCAGCAGGCTCCCGCAGCTGGAGTTGGGGCTGAGCATCTCCTGCAGGAGGTCGTCCCGCACCAGGGTAGTGTCGCGGCCGGCCCTGGCAGGCCCATCGCCACCGACCATGTCGTCCTGGTCGTTGAGTAGCTTGGCGAGGAAGTTGATGTATTTCATAGCAAGGCGCAGGATCTCGTTCTTGCTCAGCTTCTTGTCGGGCGGATGGGTGGGGATGAGCTTGCGGAGCTCGGAGAAGGCGCCGTTCACGTTCTGCTGCCTCCAGCGCTCGCGGCTGTTCGTAAAGATCCGCCGCACGATTTTCGGC
Coding sequences within:
- the pdzk1ip1 gene encoding PDZK1-interacting protein 1: MGRINMGKSILMLLWLLLTLGSVAAQADKVERDLPNWLTGIISVVVFLCVVFIAFLVNKVWCNTSKPEDVFSNEYTMPNGSPSYETSLDAVRSADDPNAFENVIVHQTDEKVTAM